The sequence CTGCGGTGTTTGTGAAGGGACACGTAGCTGTGGGTATTGTTTGTGAAGGGACACATAGCTGTGGGCATTGTGGTGTTTGTAAGAGGGGAATATTGAGGTGTTTGTGAAGGGACATATAGCAGTGGGCACTGCAGGAAGTTCCTTCACTGTGAAGGAACATATAGCTGTGGGCACTGCAGCGTCTGTTAAGGGGAATACTGAAGTGTTTGCGAAGAGACACATAGCAGGGGGCACTGCAGTCCGTGTGAGCGAACACACAGCTGCGGAAACCGAAGTGTTTGTGTACAGGACACAGCGCTATGGGCTCGGCCATGCCCCCGTCGGCCGCCGCCCCTCCCATCCCCGGCCGGCGCCAACCGCCCGCGACCGGTcccgggggagggaggggggaaccgcgcccccctcccacccccgcCCCGCCTCCCGGGGCGGTGACGTCACCACCGCGCGCCGCGGCGTGACGTCACACGGGCGCGACGGGCGGGCGTTGCCATGGAGGCGGCGGGGCCTgtgggcgaggaggaggaggaggaggaggaggagtgggagGAAGACGAATGGCTGCTGAGCTCCTTGCGCCTGTGAGACGGGCCCTGGGCCCTcggcctcccctccccagcctccccgttccccccagccttcccctgccccctcagcctcctcccccGCAAGCCTCTTCCCCCCCAGGCCtacccccaccgccccccccgcctcagcctcccctctctgcctcagcctccccccccccccctcagcctcccccctgtccccgcagGTACGAGGCTCTCCACACCTTCGAGCTCCAGGCTCCCACCCGCGTCATCGAATGGGCCCTGGAGAACCGtgagtgtggggggggggggggtaggggaggctggggggggccgggccggggtcgtgaggggccgggcaggggggctgggggttgaGGGAGGCCTGGCCGGGCTGTGCTGGGGTCCTGAAGGGAGAATGGGGGCTGTATCACCGGGCTGGGAGGCTGGGGAAGTGGGAGAGGGGCTGCactggggtcctggggggaaggagggggagccaaggggctgggggcatgcTGGGGTTCAGCCTGGGGCCGTGCTGCAATGTGGGCGTCTGGCCCAAGGTGAGCGGGGTGGGGGATCTCTCACTGTGCCCCCGGTTCCTCACCCCACAGGTGTCTGTGTGGCCGGGTACGGGTGCTCCGACAGGAACGagatcctgcagctgctccccccGCCGACGCTGCAGGCGAAGGAGACCCAGGTGGGTGCTGCGGCTGGGGTGACGCCGGAGCCGGCGTGTTCCGACAGCAGCCTGGCCAGCTTCGGAGCGGTTTCTGACCAGAAGCTGAAGCACGTAGGCCACCCGgctgctgtcctgctgaggtggTGCAGGTTGGCAGTCCGGTCGTGTAATCCTGCTGCCCTGCGGACAGCGTGTGCCGTGGAAGCTCTGTCTCCAGACGCGTGAATGAAAGCATTTCCCGGGGAAATAGGAGAGGTGAGGAGACCCAGGCAAATGAAGAAGGGACTGGCTGAGGTGCCTGAGCCTGGGGAACCGTGCTGCTGAACAGTGATACTGGCTCTTGAGTAGGTGGTGTCCGAGCTAAAGTAAGAGGTGGTGTTTGGCCAGGCAcgcacagccagcagcaaacCCAGGCAGAGTGCTTAGCACAAgctttatctgtattttttcccctatcaTCAAAGGTCCTTCAACCTCATAGCTCCTGTCGAGAGAAGCATTTAGTGGACAGGCAAGAGCTCTGCCGTGCCAGAATGTCCCTCATGCCTCTGTCTCTTTGGGTGTTAACTGGCCGTACCACTTTATGCAGCACTAAATGTGAAGAAATGGCTTTTCCTTTGATTTCCAGGGCCTGTGTCCAGAGAGAGACTTCAAGGTGGAATGTGGCGGGTTTTCAAACCGCCCGGTGTACAGCCTGAAGCACGTGCCGGACACCAGGTACGGCCACGGGGTCGTAGCAGGGGGAAGCAGGAGGActagcagagaaaaaacagtgaCGGAGAGGAGCCTGGTGACTTCTGCCGGAAGGAATATTGGGGGAATATTTGCACCTCCTCATTCCTGGGTGCTTTTAGAGCGCTCCCTGTAGCAGGGAAGCCAAAGCCGTTGGCACAGGCTGCTGGAATATTTGAGCTGGGTTACGAGAagcgggcagcgggggctgctggcatCGTGGTGGTTCACCAGGGATCCCTCCCGACCTCACTTCTGAGCAGGGGAGGGCTGTGTGGCTCCCCTGCACCGCCTTTTCCCATCCTTCCCTTCCGCATCTGGCGCTGCGTGGAGGTGCCCAGCACCTGCGGACACGGGTTCGGAAGGCTTTAACCGGCGTCGGTTGTAGCAAACGCGCTTCCCTCTGTCTGATTCCTTTCGGTTGCTCAGCTCTCGCCTCCCGCACcagcccccggcgctgccctgGGGCTCTCTGCGCCATTCCTAGTCTGGCGCTTTTGTAAAACGTGCTAATGAAATGCAGAGCACCCTGGCGTGAGGAGTTCTGGGCCTGCAGCCCTGGCGGCTCCTGCGCAGCCACGCTCGTCCTCACCAGTTTGTTCGGGCAGGGGGGGAAGGCTGTTCTCTGCTCCCGACGAgctgtgtggggtttttttttttttgtgtttccttaGCTTGCTGGTGACGAGCGGCCCACCTGACGCCTCCCTCCACGTCTGGCAGGTGTCAGGAGAGGACTCGGGTAAGGGAACGCGCTTCTGACCATGAGTAGTTTCTCAGCGTGGACCGTGCGTCAGGCACCTCCAGCTTTCCCTGCTTCTGGGGTgtgaaatggggagaaaaatccCAGTCCCACCCGCTGAGCGAGCGTCCTTGCGTGGCAGGGGCCGGGCACGGTGGCTGGGAAAGGCGTTCGCCCCGCAGCCCAAACCTCGTAAGGGAGTTAGGAGGTTTCGGCCCGTCGCTGCGGCTTTCCACCTTCTCTTATCTGTGAGCTCTTACGTGAACAAAAATCCTACTCGTGTGGTTAGCGCGAGGTTCCCTTAATAACTCAGGGGGGGTAAGAAACAAATTGCTCCACACCTCACCTTTTGGGAGGTACCGTGAGCCGCCTCGGTTCTGCAGGCCCGCGTCTGCCTGCTTCTAGAAGAGGGCTGACATCGCTTTGTCTCTTGTGAAACACCCCCGGAAAGGAAGTACAGAGTGCTACTCGAGTTTTCTTATCcttttctactgaaaataaacaccTCGATTCGCAACCTTATATGGGTTTTCCCAGATTTTCAAGGGTTTGATGTCGGTCCTTGCTGGACGGGTCGGAAAAAGCGGTTTTATTCTGGAGGCAAAGCTGTAATTCGATTTCTTGTTGGTGTAGTGGGTTGCAAGGTGTCTCTGTGAAGCAACTCGGTCTTGCGGATTACTCTGCTTCCTGATGTGTTTCACAGCTGCTTATCTCTCTTTGAAACAGATGTTATCAAACCTGTAAGTGCCATACCTGCAGAAAATAGCACTGGGCAGGCTTGGGCTAAAATGGCAACGATTTCGACGAAAGCCCCGTGGGTCCTTCACGGCTCAAGAGTCGACAGCGTCCAGATCACGGAGGTCGAATCCCAGAAAAACGTCTACGTGGCAGGTACCCAAACGAAGCCTGAGCGTGCCTGGCTTTGGGGAGCTGGGCTTTGGGTGAGGCGAGGATAACTGCTCGAGCGGCGAACATTTCGTTAGGTGGGGTGCCGAAGGGCGCAAAGATACTCACGTAAATATTGAGGGCGGGTTGAAATGCTCTCGTCCGTCTCCAGCGTCTCACTGCTGCCCTCGGCAGCGAGTTCTCAGGCTTCTGCCTCAGATCCGTGTCCCGAGAGCTCCGTAGGTGGTTTCAGTGCGAAGAATCGCGTTAGCAGCGGGCCACAGTGTGTCCTGTCCCAGGTGAGGGAGGTTGATGGCCGCAGCAGTTTGGCTCCGAGCTAGCTCCGTGTCCCAGCTGCGTGATCCGCTCACAAGGCGGGAGGACGAGGCTAGAAACCCCCTTTCTCAGGCAAATCGGCAGCAGAGCCCCGTCGTGCAGATGCTCTCACGACGTCCGGAATCTTCTCGTCTTTTCCAGCTTCCAGAAGCAGCGAGGAGCTCAGCGGCGTGGCGTTCCTGGACTGCAACACCTTCCTCCTGTGCTGCGCCAAGGGGCGCCTGGGGCTGGCCGACGTCCGGCAGCCCCAGAGCCCCGTGGAGGCTGCGGCCGTCCCCTCGGCGCCGCGCGGCGAGCGGTGGTGCATGGGGGTCGGGCCCGCACCTCCGGGCTCCGATTTAAGCTCCCGGCCCGTAGCTTGCCTCTCGAGCGGAGGGCGCCTCGTCCTCGCAGACGTGAGGAAAACCTCCGAGCCCTTGGCCTCGGCCAAGTGCAGAGTTCCCTCTCCCGACTCAGGGGCGGAGTTCCTGTGCGTCTCCTGGGCTCCCGCCCTGGAAGGCTGCCTTGCTGTTTCAGGTAGGTGCTCTGGGACGAGACATCCTTTTCTGGAAGCTGTTTTGGTCTTTGCATCAAGACCAGCTTTCCTTTAACACCCCAGTTAGGGAGCGGTTGTTCAGAGACGTCGGAGAGGCAAGCTGGTCATCCCCCCGCAGCTCACCTTTAGCTCCTGCAGGAGCCTGAAGCCTAGagcaggtctggggggggctcGCAGCTTCCCTTCTCTAAACAAAGCCACGGGGGTGCGCGTCCGTCAGGCCGCTTGGGCAGCAAGGCTGCCTCCCGGCCAAATCCGGGCTTGGGAATGTGGTGCAGGCTTCGTGGATCTAGCTCGTGTTTTCCCTGGCAGCTCCTAGCTTCGGGCAAACTCCTGGGCTCTTGGGTGCTCTGCCGTCGCTCTGGGCTCtcgcagccctgcagggaggcagcCGTGAGCCCGGTGGGAATTGGTAACTCCCTCAGTCTCTCCTTTTTATTCCAGGCTTTGACGGGACCGTGCAGGTGTACGACACGCAGGGCTGGGACCGCTCCGGCAGGGAAGCGGAGCCGCTCTTCGTCCACAAAGGCCACGCGTTCGGCGGGCCGGGCGGCAGCGCGGGCCCTCCCCTGGTCACGGCGCACACGTGGCACCCGCAGAAACCCCGAGCTTTGCTGTCAGCAGCCAGCGACGGCTCCCTGCACATTTGGGACTGGGTTCAGCCTTGTGGGAGCTGTGGGTAGGTCGTGCTTTCGGTGAGAGGTGCTGTTGCTTCCTGCCCGCGCCCTGGCTTGCGTGGGCCGTGAGGTTATCCGTTTGCTTGAAGTTACTGTTTTGAGACAGCTGTAGCTAACAGACGCGACTATAAAGaactggtttttttttaatatagcaaGAATTCTGCTTGTGTTACTTATTGTCATGTTTACCAGCCTCCAAATCCAGCAGCGACTGCGCGGTAGCCTTGCAGTTCTCACCGCGTCCGCTAGCAGAGAACATCCTGCTGTCGTTTGGTCACCCGCCCGTGTCGTGTTTGCGCCGTGCCCTTCAGAcaaaaaaggctaaaaaaaaaaaaaaaaaagcaggagtaCAATCTGAGGAAATAGGCTGCTCTGTGGCACAGTTAACCTCCCGGTTTCCGTCCCCAGGCACCACTCGGATGGCTGCACACCCCGCGGGGTGTTGGCATTTCATCACGTGCGCCTGTCGGGAGCGGTGGCCTCCGCTACAGGAAGCCGCAGCGCGGAGGCAGCCCGCTGGTGACAGCGGCGCAGCCGGCGCAGGAACGGCCTTTCCGCCCCGGCCTGCTGcgagctctgccctgcccctgtGTGACTGGAGAGCGCCCGGCCTAAGAAAAGGCCTTGGTATCTTGCGGGCCTTTTCCTTTCAATGAAAAGTTTAAATTTGGGTGAGCTCGTGTGGCTTTTCTGGGCCTGAGGAGGCTGGGCGGTGACTCCTAAGGGCCCCCCGTGTTACAAGGTGGCgccggggggcaggggggagctgGCTGCCCCTTGTCCCCAACCCGAAGGGCAGGATGTTTGCTGAGGAGGGGGGCAGGTGCTGTGACACAGCCTGAGCGGGCGGGGGGTGCTCGCCTGGAAAACGGAGACCCCAGCGCTGTGGGATGCTCACGACGGAGCGGGCAGCGTGGATCTCGCAGCGCAAACGCACGCACCGGgtctgcctctgctcctgaTGGCAGCATCCGGCGCTGGCCGTCCCCTCTTGCCCGTAAGCACCCCCGCACGGTTACTTCTCCgggaactgctgctctgctccctgcttcgCCGCGTTCACGCAGCGGCAAGAGGAGGGTTGAGGACAGGCGAGGCAggtggggacagcggggtgAGCTGGGGCCAAGGTTGCGCTCGGGCCGTGCGGCGCTTCGAGGGGCGTAGGAAGTGTCGGGAATGCGATGTTCCCTGACCTGTGCTGTGCCATGGCAACAGCTGTTCGCCTGCGGGTGCTAACGCTCGAAACCCGTTCCTGTGTTAACGTGATAAAACGGAGAGGCTCCAGGTCTTCTTCCCGGCAGGTGACACCCGAAATAGCCCCCGCTTACGTGGCAGCGCGTGGGAGAGGCAGCGCGCCCTGCCTGAGGCCGCGAGGGGTGGATGCCTTGTTATCTGCTCAAGCTCCAAGGCCGTGTCAtcgccagcagcagggcccaggTGGAGCTGAGCGCTCCTGCGGGAATTCCTGGTCCTCCTTTCCACCCCTGGAGGGTCCCGAAGGGAACCAGGCCAGCCACGCAGACATCAGAGCGGTGTGAGGGAGGGTCCGGGCGGGTGCTCAGGCAGATTTCTGCCCCCGTGAGGGGCGGCTGGGAGAGGGCTCTTGGCTTTCCAGTCCCTCTCCATCCGCTTGTCCTTCCCCCTGTGTGGCAGCGCTCTgtgcccttcccctgccccgagcccccgcaGGCTCGCGTGCCCCGGCTGAGGGGTTTggggcgcggagcggcggcggcatCCCGCGGCCCAGGGGATCTTTCTCAAGCACCCCTGGGAGCGGGAGGTTTGGCAACCCCGGGTTACGCAGCTCAGCCGCTGCGgttccccccagctcccctgccGCAGGCAGCCGTCGGAGGGGGATCACCCCACgggtgggtgctgagccccagggGAGCGCCGCCATCCCCGgccccctcttcctccccgGCTCCTCCGCAGGGACGTGGCGGAGGAGCCGGCGAGCGGCAGAGCCGAGCCTGCTTCGCGTCACGGTGCTGCTTGGTAGCGCGGAGAGAGGGAAGCAAATTTGCTTGGCTTTCTAGGGAAACGGTGCTTAAGCAATAGCACGGTTTAGTCATCTAaacttcctctccttttttttttatttttttcaccccaaaataaCTGAAGCCTTCATGTCCAGCTTGAACCAGATCTGACAGAGGCCTGGAGATGTCCAAAATGTTAAGTACTAACAGCTGGGGTTTGTGCAGGGGAGGGTTCTCCCAGTGGACACGGTGCTGGACAACTCACACGGGGCTGCTGAGGGCATTTCTAATGTAACCACGCCATGCAGCCCTTCCGGCAACGCCCGACGTCTGGGGtgcctgctgcagagcccccTGCGATGGCACAACTCGAGGGCAGTCCCCCCCCACCTCTTCCCCACGTCACCAACGTGGCAAAGGGCAGCTCACGTGCAACGTGTGGCCACGGGAAGGTCCTCCAGGACCCTCTGCACCTAACCCCAGGCGCGTTACTGCAGCTGGGGACGGTCAGCGGCTGGCATAGAATTaattagggttggaaaaggcctctaGGATCAGCTGGTCccaccaccactgtcacccaccaaaccatgtccccaagcaccacgtccaacctcgccttgaacacccccggggacggggacgccaccacctccctgggcaagcCGTCCCTGCACGCAGGGCTGGAGGTGGATCCGGAAgggtgctgtgggtgctgaCCAGAGCAAGTCGTGCTCGGGGTCCCTGCCCCTTCCTTTGGTGTCACCCTGGGGGAACAGACGTGAGTAGTGGACAacccccagcccttcccctggGGGCTGTCCCCCAGCTCAAGCCCAGAACCGGGGGGTTACTGGGCTTCTCCCCCCATCCTGGTTCTTCCTGCCCCCCATCAGGACGCCTGCCAAGCGCCACGCACGGGCTTGCCACGTGCCGGGACGTGCGGATGCGGTCTTGTGCAACACCGGGGCTGTTCCCGCGGCTGAAACGCTGACgcttgcagcactgctgctggcgGTGCTTTCGGAGGGCGCCTGGGCGGTTTTAGGGAGCGCTTGCTCGGCGGTTTGAGGGTCTCTGCACTGCTCCCTAACGCTGCCGGGCTGTGTTTGCGGGGAAAAGACGGGCAGGGGGCTGTCCTCGGCTGGGTTTGACAGCCGGGGCTTGGGTTTTCCTGCTccccccagcagctggaggtTGTGGCGTGGCTGGGAAACGTCCCCTGCTCCGGGAGATGCTGGGACagctccttcctcacctcctgctcctggagctgctaGGACAGCTCCTCCTGTGCCACAGGTGATCCAGGTCACTACTCCTAGCCCGCCGCCACACAGATCTGTGCCCAGCATCCCTGGGCGTTGCTCCTCACGTGTTACCCAGGGTACAAacgtgcagcagcagcggctcTGGAGCAAGCCCACGGGCACCAGCTCCTTTTCCGAGCCCTGCGGCACCAGCTTTAGGATGCAGCCTCTTAAACCAGCAGCCCCGAGGAGCGTCAGCAGGGTGCAGGCCGGACACGGCTTGTTTAACCAGCAGCCCGTCAGCCTACCGCGCTCCAAAGGCACCGCCTGGCCTTGCACTTCGCTTCCAAACCTCGTTctggtccctgctgctggctcccaaACCTCCGGCCCTTTGGCGCAGGTCCTGCCGAAGCATCCCCGTGCTTGCACGCCTGTGGGAGTGTGAAGGCATCGAGGGGCCGGAGCAGCACCCACGGGGATGGCTGCGGGCCGTGTCCCTCCGTGCTGGTCCTGTTGGACGTGTCCCAGCCGCCGGAGAGAGCCGCGAGCCTTCGTGCAGCGGGGCGCAGCCCGCTGCTGGCGACGCGCACGGGTTCGATGCCTCGTCTGCGCCGGCAGGGAGCCCGGGCAGGGCGAGCCGCCGTCCTTTTCACCGTTTCTCACCCAAGCAACCGAAAATTCAGCGTTAGCCGAGAGCAGCGAGGCTgctggggcgggagggggggggccgccaggagctgtgccagggctccccTGCGTGAGCGGCGGCTGGGCGCGCGTCCTTGGGCGCAGTGGCATCGATCTgcggctcctgctgcagccccaagCGCTGCGCTGGGCGTACGCACGTGGACAGCTGGTGGAAGCCGAGGGCAGGCGCCAAGCCCGTATTTACCCGCGGCGTCTGCGAGGGCTTGGAAGCCAGGGCACGCTGGGGAGGTGATGGCCAACGTGCCCCACAGCCAAAAaatgaggggctggggggggggggggggggggacagccgAGGCAGACGCCGAGTGCCGGGGGCTAGGCAGCGCGTCGCAGCGCCGGCGtacaggcagggagctggaaaCTCCAGGGCTGACCGTGGGAGGGTGGAGGTTTACGTCTGCGTTAATGCACGGAGAATCACTGCTGGGGTGGGACGGGGCAGGGCGCACGCAGGGAACCCCCCCtatcccaccccccccagcaccaccagcgggtgccccagggctgggccGGGTCCCCTGCCCTGAGCCAACGGAAGTGTCCAGGCGCTGGGACTGCGTTTTTTTCAGgtttcgtttttgttttttgttttttttgttttttctgagtTTAATAAActagaataatttatttgacaGAACACAGAAACATCACAGATAACGGTGGAGAAACCAAAGAAGCAGGTATCCATGAACAGTACAAAGAAACCACTTTACAAAAAGAAGTACCACGCTGCCCGCCAGCTCTACCCAAAAACAAGGGGGCTCGGCTctgcgcgcccccccccccccggctcccccctccccgggcaggGGGACGGAGCTCTCCGATGACAACGCCGACCGCAACGGCACGACAAACGGTGGCGAGGGTCTCGCGGGCACTGCGGGAGACCCGAGCCCCCAGCATGGGTTGGGGGGACCATGGCACGGGCCGGGTCCCCGGGCACAATCCGTCCTGGGGACCCAACAGGGTCCTGCAAGGGGGTAAGGGGTGGTGGGGGGGATGGTCCCGGGACCGGCACCCCCCAACCCGGGAGGCACAAGCATCTGGTGAAACACGGGTTAGGGCAGCGAATGCTGTGCTCCCCTTCTCCGCACCCCCCCGCCCAGCCCCGAAGAGGTGCTTTAGcccatgcaggcacagagaggGGGGAGAAGCATCGATTTGGGGACGGGGTTGGGGCAAAGCATCCCTGGTGGAAGCCCAGGGGGGGAAGCCGAGGGCACCGACCCACGGGGGCTGCAggtcccttccccagccccggcacggcTCCATCAGCATGTTAAGAGCCAAATCCCCGGGGCTGGATGCTttaggaggatttggggtaggagcgggggggggggtgctcctACTGTTCCTAGCCCTGCGCCAGGCTCAGCCCCGGGCAGCATCCGAGGGTCCGAGCCAGGCTCGTGcaccccggggcgggggggaaacGCATGCAGCGGGGCCAGGCACGGGACAGGCCGTGGGCAggacgggggggggaaggaCGAGGTGCACGGGTGCCCTTTCCCATGAGCAGGCTGCCTAgaaaagcccccccccaccccgttcTTCTGCACGCCCCCTCTCCCCGCACCCTCCCCGTAACAAACCGGTGTTGAGAGCGGACGGTATAAAATGCGTAAAAGAGGCAGCTCATAGGAAAGGGCTCGGGGTGCACGAGGAAGGGGCTGGACGGGGAGGGAGGGccgggggtgctgagccccccccccccagccccagcaccccctgggGACGTGCCCACAGACCTGCACGGGACACAGCAGCTGGATGAAGTGACAACACGGCACAGCGGGAAGGTTATAATTGCTGTTGCGATCGGGTGATCCATAGGCTCCCGGTACaggtagaaaacaaaattaataatcatACAAAAGAGAAGAAGCCTAATGCACGGGTGGTACTGGCGCACGCCGGCCCAGCCGGGGGGGTGGGTGGGCTTGGAGGTGggttggtggggggggggggccgcttATCTGTCGTTGAGCTGCGGGGAGTTTGTAcgctcctcctcgtcctccttgTCGTCCTTCATGCCTTTGAGCCGCTGCCGGGCGAAGTCTTCGAACACGATGTCGTCGTCACTGGCGGAGACACAAGGGACGGGGGCTTTatggggggacggggggtgcgggggggacCGGGATTCGGGGCACCGGGCACCCGCTGCGGGGCTCCGCGGTTGCGCCCAGCCTGCAGCGTCCGCGGTGCTTCCAGCAGCCTGGGGGCTCTTaaaccccgccccccccccaacatcaGCAGCCAGCCTCGTTTCTCCAAGCACCCCCTAAATCAGTCGGCGCCTTGGTGTTTGCTCGCTGAAAAGCGCGGGGATGAGGTGGGAAACGCTCCGGAGAGCGgcggctgcagccccaggggcgCACGTGCCATGCACGGGGACCGTGGGGTTCACTCCCCGGGGACCGCAGACCCGAGAGCGAAGCCTCCCCGAAGCGCCCACGGCAGCGCAGGCACAGAGCCGGGGATTAACCAGGGGGGTGCAGCGCGGCCACGGCATCGCCAGCCCCGGGGGACGCGGCGGGGACGCGGCGGGGACACACCGCGGCGCGCGGTCCCGGCGGGCGCTTCCTTACTGTGATTCTCCTGCTCGGAAAGACATGCAGGGAGGTGgcgaggggtggggggggggggggggagagaaaaaaaaaacaaaaaacaggcagGGCATGCGTTAGGGGGTACGTGCACGGGGCTAGCCATCGGAAACCGTtccggcacggcacggcacggcacgtGTTAGTGGGTTAGGGGCCGACATGCAGCCGCGCCGACCGCTGCCAAGCTGCGTGGCACCGACGCGGGTacccgcacagccccccccgggggcgtTTCTCTTACTTTGTGTCCAGCTCTATCAGGTTGGTGTCTATGGGAGCTTCGTTCTCTGGAACTGAACGCAGGCACAGGGGTTAGTCACCGCGGGCAGGGGGGGGCGCATCGCCGCCGCCGCACGGGCAGCACCCCTTGGGGacgtgccccccccaaaaatcgTTCTCACCCCAGGATTGCCAACGGGGCGCCACGGGGTCCTAAATGCCCATCGGGCACCGCACGGCCCGGCTGGTGTGAATCCAGGGCTGCGGCagagccccgtgccccccaccaccaccccttgGGGGGGATCTGCCCCGCGCGCCCCGGCCGGGCGGACACTCACCGTCCCGGTGCGCCGGCTCCTCCCTGGGCTTGGGGTGCATCAGCGTGAAGGGGAGCTCCACCGCCACGTCGCTGCGAGAAGGGGACCGAGGCCGGGGTGAGgcgtggggcagagcaggggggggGCTGTGGTTTTAGGATCCCTCTGGTTTGGgatcccaccccccccgcccccaggaGCTCCCCCTCTCCGGGCTACCCAAGGGCGGGCACGCGCGCAGGGGCACGAGGGAGGAGGTGAGCGCAGGAAATCTGCCTTGTAGCAGCTCGGCGGCGTCTGGGGCTGAAATCCCGTGGGTTTAGGGGAGGATggggggt comes from Anser cygnoides isolate HZ-2024a breed goose chromosome 1, Taihu_goose_T2T_genome, whole genome shotgun sequence and encodes:
- the WDR73 gene encoding WD repeat-containing protein 73 isoform X1: MEAAGPVGEEEEEEEEEWEEDEWLLSSLRLYEALHTFELQAPTRVIEWALENRVCVAGYGCSDRNEILQLLPPPTLQAKETQGLCPERDFKVECGGFSNRPVYSLKHVPDTSLLVTSGPPDASLHVWQVSGEDSDVIKPVSAIPAENSTGQAWAKMATISTKAPWVLHGSRVDSVQITEVESQKNVYVAASRSSEELSGVAFLDCNTFLLCCAKGRLGLADVRQPQSPVEAAAVPSAPRGERWCMGVGPAPPGSDLSSRPVACLSSGGRLVLADVRKTSEPLASAKCRVPSPDSGAEFLCVSWAPALEGCLAVSGFDGTVQVYDTQGWDRSGREAEPLFVHKGHAFGGPGGSAGPPLVTAHTWHPQKPRALLSAASDGSLHIWDWVQPCGSCG
- the WDR73 gene encoding WD repeat-containing protein 73 isoform X2 — protein: MEAAGPVGEEEEEEEEEWEEDEWLLSSLRLYEALHTFELQAPTRVIEWALENRVCVAGYGCSDRNEILQLLPPPTLQAKETQGLCPERDFKVECGGFSNRPVYSLKHVPDTSLLVTSGPPDASLHVWQVSGEDSDVIKPVSAIPAENSTGQAWAKMATISTKAPWVLHGSRVDSVQITEVESQKNVYVAASRSSEELSGVAFLDCNTFLLCCAKGRLGLADVRQPQSPVEAAAVPSAPRGERWCMGVGPAPPGSDLSSRPVACLSSGGRLVLADVRKTSEPLASAKCRVPSPDSGAEFLCVSWAPALEGCLAVSVRERLFRDVGEASWSSPRSSPLAPAGA
- the WDR73 gene encoding WD repeat-containing protein 73 isoform X3, with product MKAFPGEIGEGLCPERDFKVECGGFSNRPVYSLKHVPDTSLLVTSGPPDASLHVWQVSGEDSDVIKPVSAIPAENSTGQAWAKMATISTKAPWVLHGSRVDSVQITEVESQKNVYVAASRSSEELSGVAFLDCNTFLLCCAKGRLGLADVRQPQSPVEAAAVPSAPRGERWCMGVGPAPPGSDLSSRPVACLSSGGRLVLADVRKTSEPLASAKCRVPSPDSGAEFLCVSWAPALEGCLAVSGFDGTVQVYDTQGWDRSGREAEPLFVHKGHAFGGPGGSAGPPLVTAHTWHPQKPRALLSAASDGSLHIWDWVQPCGSCG